The Xenopus tropicalis strain Nigerian chromosome 1, UCB_Xtro_10.0, whole genome shotgun sequence DNA segment CCAATTTACCGCACAGCTGACTATTACAAAGCGACACATTCAATCAGTGAAGAGGGCGCAGTATATtatcggcgcatgcgcagtatggAGCATGATGGGACGTGTGGTCCATAAAATCTGTCCGCTGCGCTGCATGCCGGAAGTGAAAGATCAATTGGCAGACGAAGCTGAAGAGCATGCGTATATGATAACTGAAGAGATAAAGGATGATGAAGTCCAACACAAAAAGCGAATGATTTTGGCACCGTGCATACCTAAATAATAACTTATTTGCttgactttatttttctattaatagaaaaaatataattgcGAACTTTCCACGCTCAGTCGAGAGATATGGTTTCTTGTATTTTCTGCAGaatgttactttttaattttatgtatgcattttatttttattactagtAGTGCTCTGTTATACTTGGTTGGCAGACCTTATATTTAGGTCAGTTTATGTATCATTTATCAATGCTACCTTCGGACCTGGGCAACAAACCTTGAAAACCAATGATTTTCTTTTCCAAATCCCTTGCAGGTAGAACAGTAAAAACCAATATTGTTGGTTGCTGAGGATTACAGCTAATATGCAgattgcccagtgttgataaataagccaaagTAGTTTACCACTTACAGCACTGCTGAGACCAGGGCAGAAGATGTTCAATGCTCAGTTCCAAGGGTGAAAGTGagtaattcaataaaaaaaaagtttaaactaAGTTCTCCATGGTAGTTCAGGAGATGGAAAGAGATATAGTGGAGAGTAGCTAATTAGGGTGTTTAGAAAGGTGAACAGTAAGATGTCTCCTATAATGggataataaaagtcctttcatCTAAAGCAGTTCTGTCCAAcctctgtggtacagagggccggaatttttcagatctacatggtggagggtcactaatggaagccagttttgaacactcccctttttttaaactacacccatgttatcacaagcttttaagaccatacccacattaatggtggtagcacagcaaaaacccaaatggttggtgctcactgcagggatatcacccttcattcatatgtgaaagaattatgctATGTCAGGCTGTGTACAAAGTAATATAAAAGAATGGACCCCAGAAGATTCTTTGAGGTGAAAACATAAACCAACTTGTTTATGGTCCAAGACAAGTGGCCCAGAGAAGAGAATTACTGCCAGATTATGACACAGTGACTAGTTGAGGCACAGTAACAGATTGTAGCATAGACTGCTAGTGTTTTAGGTAACAAATGTTTATGTGCCACGTTGGGCATTTTTATTCTGATCTTTCAGACTTTTTAATTTGATCAATACATAAGTAGATCCAATGCCTGTTTGGGAATTTTTATATTCTGAGTTCCTTACCTGTTTTTTTCTAGGTTTAAGAAAGTCCTTTTGCCACCAAACAACTCACTATCTGGCTATTTTGTCAGTTTATTTAAAAAGGTCCAGAgtatgaataaaaagaaaatccTGGAAAAGCATTATTTCCAGAGCTAGCATTCAGTTAGATATGTTCCCCGCGCTTCTGAAATGCCTTGAAAAGTCACCAGAATCCTCAGAAGCACTCAGACCACGGAGCACTTTTGTGGGCATGGATTGGTAGGGGAGGACCAGAAGTATGGCTTTGGCAGACCAGGCTTGGTCAAGATGCACCTGAAGAAATTCAGGTTGGCATTTTTGTTTAGTCGTCCCCTAAAATTATACCCTAGTGAACCAGCAGCTGATACACCAATGGTAGTTCTTTTTGCCTCATGTAATAacaaacatatatacaatatataaatatttatgttccTGACCTTAAACCTGTAAACTTGTGACTGCAAATCAGTCTTGATCAGCCTACATTTGTGTTCATTCTAATTTACTTAGAATAAATGACATTGACTGAAGCTGTTACAGCAGCAAAGTGATTCCCTACTTCATTCCTGAGTTGCGAAAGTCTCCAGAAGTGGGTGAGGTTTGGGTAAAATGTGGGCAGAAGATGTGTAGAGTGATGGCATTGGAGGGGCTCTGACCTTTTGATTCTATggcaaatgtaaataatttattcttAAAAATAAGAACAGGCTTTGTAAATGCACTTAGGGTGCAGCCACACTGGTGGCACGTGGTCCCGGACTATTAGGGTTGTCAGTGTGCTACTAAAATATGTATTGCCCCTTAAAGACATCCCGCattcttttttaatttatccTATCTTCTATTTGCTAATTTTCTGTGCTTGAGTAGGAATTGCTATAaccttttttcttctctttgctCCCTTTTTTTCTCTTCACCGCTCATTCGCTGCTTCACTGTAATCACTGACTGCATGCATTTTATAAACATACAGAGTTAGCTAAAATAGGGGATTACTGTAGCTGATGTATTGTAGCTGTCAAAGTTGAAATAGCTGACTCCTGAAATAAAAAATAGTGTGCTAAATCTCTAGGGTCTTATTTGCAGCTTGAAAATGGTATTATagagtacattttttttctctgtggcgTTCTTTGTATAGTAAAAATGAAGGATAGAGGACACAGACAGAAAAATTAAAATGGTTAATAGTTTATTAAATAAAGACAGTATTGCATATTAGATTAGTAATTTCAAAACTGTGTTGTATATCTCTGCATGCATGTTTGTGCAGAATCTACTTTCCTGAGTACAGGATTTGTGCCAACAAATTTGGTTGCTGGTTTTTTAAAATATAGTAATGTTCACATTTAAGCAATCCTTTGCATACAAGATGTGGAGTAAACAAATTCCTTTAAAAAAGAAGGCACATACAGAAAGAAAATGCATACCTCACATTTCACCCTATGTAGGCTGGACAGTCCAAAATAGCATACTCCACTGGTGGCTGAACTAACTATATGTGTTTTGGGTAGATCAGGGAAGTATATATGCATATGCATAAGTAGCTCTGGCCCACTTATAATTTCATTGACTAGATTTTTTcctctcctttttttaatttcaggaGGTATAATATTGTGTAGTGGTGGTCTagtcctaatatatatatatatattctccaaTTTCTAGACTTTAGAAGCTTTGAAATACTCCACCTGGGTCTGGGGAGAATGAGAAATCAGTTAGCTAAATATCAATTGGGTATTAGGTATGTGTCAACtgtcatactgtatatattttagtaaaataattgTATCATCTGATGTGGTTGGCTTGCTTCTGGTTCTTCCATACTCTTCCATAAATAATGTCCATTTGGTCATCATGTTACTGTGAAAACAGGACACTGCAGAAACAGCTGCTCCTCATTCTGAAGAAGCAATGGGTGCTTCATATAATGCTCAACAAGCTCCAGGATGCATGTGAAGGATGGACCACTCTCTCCAAACATGAAGTGCTCATTTTCTATGCATTTCACTTTAAGATGTTGTGTGCTATGGCTCCCACTGACAAAAAAATATCAATTGTAACATGAAAAGAATAATGTAATTATTCATAGTAAGACAAttattatttactgttttattagataaaatgtacattttttgcacttaccGGACTGACATGAAATACTCAATATCCTGCTCTATTCGAATGACAAAACTGCCAGGCTTACAGTTTTGTAGATATTTCTCTGCCTCCAGTTTGCTCAGTTTTCCATGGTACCATCTGGAATTGCAAGATGTGCATCATTTTAAGTATTTAAGTAATACCTTCCCTTTCCTCACTGCATTGATACTTACACTTGTGTTTGCAGTGGAGGATTTAGAGTTCCATGTTCCAAGGAGTAGGCCATACATTCATCTGTTAGCTCAGCACACTGTTTTGGGGATGTTGAACTCTCAGGACTAGAGGACAGGCTGTTTTTCTGAAGTCGTCTGAAACACTTTGCACTTGGTTGTAAAAGCCTCTCTGTTCTGGTGAGAGAACTTTGCTGCCAGTCTGAGCCCTCAAACTGAACTAAAAATAAAAGACAGGGgtcataaatacattttcaaatatgCTGTATAATGATTTGTCCACTTGCCCGTATCAGTGGTGCACATAAGTAGTTCTGGTACCTCAGTATGTTGTGACTTTAAACTCAAACTTAACATAATGCTAATACAtttggcttgtgctgaacatatttttatctatttttaattaagaaatgtttttagttatttctgGCAAGAAAATGAAACCTGGCCCTGCCAAGCAGAGAAAAACCTGATAAAACTAATAAATATAACTAGAGCACTGATAATGAACTTGAAATTAATGAAATTCTGCAGGTTGAGGGAGTTTGTTTGTtctgggcgggttaaaagattttgatcgggtgccattgaaggcgcccaagcaaaatctatgttcagggctgaatcggcagaaggaggtagaaatcctattgtttctacctccatatgtgatgattcagccctgaacaccagtggagggttggaacgatctttcgtgcgaccaaatcgaaaattgccacgtgtggccagctttaggtacAGAGGCCTGTGCTTTTAAACTCATACGAATGATGCCTTGCCATGAAAGAAACTAGCAGAGTGCCTCTGATATATGATATCAAAAATACTGTAAGTTGCTTCATGTACAATAATATTCTTTGTGAACATTCTTAGCTGAAATCAAGTCTTGAAGGGCTGAAGGATGTTGCAAACAATTTGTATTGGCAAGTGATTTATCTGGGCATCACAATTTTTTAGTAGCTTTTAGCatataatacagaaaaaaactgcAACCTGAAATATTAAGCACCCTGATGTTTTCAGTGCTTTGTAACGAGTCAATGCTTCCTGGTTTGTCAGAATTGATTAGGCTGCATACAGTATGTCAGCCAAGCCTGTGACCAACAAATCAATTGATTAATGCAAATTGGTTAAGGGTATTTTCCTGTAACAGTAAACAGACTGCAGAGCTACATAACACTAAAATAGTGGAAAGCATTATTAACATTATTGGCCAGGTTTATTCAAATTTATGTTTAGAAAATTGTGCAGTGATATTGGTAAGATTATTATTAGTCTGTATTTAGACAGGGCCAAcatattttaatatgcatttttagagattatacatcaatcATATAAGTCTCTGCCCAAGTTGATCTTACAACTTAGGTCTTTCTCACAGTCACATACATAATGAtgaattttatcaggagccatatACCCTGCCTGCATGTATTTGAGTATAGAAGGAAATTGGAGTTCCCAGAGGAAACTCATGCAGAcatggagagaacatacaaactccttgcaaatagtTCTCAGTATGAAATTGAACCTGGGACCCCAGCTTTGCAAGGCAACAGTGCTAACCATTGTGcccctgccccagcagagcttacagtctaaggcccttTACTAACAccaatttacctgcctgtatCTTTGTGAAATGTGGAAAAAAACCAACACAAACCCAagcagaacatacaaactccttgcagatactgCCCTGGCTGAAATCTCCAGCCCTGCAAGGCAGCTCTGCTATCCACTGAGCCACCAACATTCATATTAGTGAATCAACCCATCTGTGCCTTCTGACTCACTAAATAATAAACCAGTTGTACTGCACCTGCAAATGCTCGGTTTATGTCATCTTTCTTCCACTCCCAGGGCTGGTCATACTCATCTGCTGGTCTTTCATCTTCAAGATGCTGTTGGCTGCCATGGAAAGTTTTGTGAAACTGCTCCTGATACGGGAAGTCATATAATTTTAGTGCTGTACCAGCTGCCCTTTCCATGATACAGTGCAGACCTGCAGAACAACAAAGATAGCCTAAATCCAAGTAAAACCAACACTGACTTTTAATGTTAACAGGTAactataaataatacatacatcTACCACTGCATCTCTATaaagtaataatataaatataacatttacacCATATTTTAGAATCCCGCCATAacacaaaataatggaaacatcAAACAGTAAGTGAATAtttactatttaaaaaataaatgttaagggAATTTACGTTCCTGCAATATTTCTACAATGTTGTTGGCTATTCCTGAAGAAAGAAAGGGCCTTATTCTTGTAGAAATAATAAAGGTGGCAATTTACTGTGTATTCTTCTTTATGAAAAGAGCATGGCCATATCCTAATGTGAACAAGGTATGTttatagtacagttatgggatccgttatccggaaacccgttatccagaaagttccgaattacggtaaggccgtctcccatagactcccattctaagcaaataattctaatttttgaaaattatttcctttttctctgtaattataaaacagtaccttgtacttgatcccaactaagatataataaatccttattggaggcaaaacaatcctattgaatttattcaatatttaaattattttttatatatggagatccaatttactgatagatcccttatccggaaaaccacaggtcccgatcattctggataacaggtcccatacctgtatacatttgtacaatatgttttttttccctagttTTTGTATTCCATATACACAAACTATAACAGTTTGGGGGTTTCTGGGGTTTCTTAAGTTTAAAGCACCTAAAATAAGAAGACATTGTTACAGaaagttttgttgcatttttaagAGAACAAATTGATCATTGCCTCTGCTGGGATATAAAGAGTGCTTGCTGTAGACTCCCTGCGCTGGGAGCTCACCTCTGGTATTAACATTTAGGACAAGGCattttcagcaactatctggttgctaaggccttATTTGCCCtcacaaccaggcagtggttttgtTGTTTGAGGGAAATTAAGCAAGGAACCCTAAGCCAGGAAGCTAACTATgctgatgtagacagtgatgtAAATATTGTCTGAATATGTCTTGCTTCTGTCTAATTTAGTATGTGTTTTGTTGTGTAGTATACTGTCATGACAATCTATTACTtataggaaaaaataaatattaattactgTTTATGATTGTCTCTGTTGAAGTTCCATATACATTTCTGTTGTTTGGTTGAACTGtcacaaataaatatatgtatatatatatatatatatatatactgtatattctctatAAATGTGTATGTCATGTTATCATCCATAGTTGTACATAATCATGCATAAAAATATCCATCACaagtttgaattagagactggaatataaataggagagagactgaatagaaagttgagaaaaaaatgttacaaaaacaataaaattgttgcctcacagcTTCACCCTCTGTGACCCtcatttaaagctggaaagaggcaaaagaggaaagcacagaattaaaaaaaaaactataaaaaataaataatgaagaccaagtgaataGTAGCTAGCAATGGAAAATGTTATAACATATCACACCAGTGATACTATATATCATGatctggataaatgaaaatcagTTGGAGGGTCCTAGTAATTTTGGTAAAATAGTGTAGCAACAGatcattaataaatgtaatatagACCACCTTTTAATAACAATTCACTGAAAAGCAGTTCTCCTATTTACATTGTATTtctacaaaaaatgtattaattactaTTTACTGGATCACAAATTGAGAATTACATTCTAAGTATAATTTACCAATTACATATTATTTTGAACTGGCACAATACTGAAAAAATGTATGAAGAATCTGTGTTTACTAACCTGTACTTTGGGACTCATATGGATCCATGTACCTTATGTCTTCTGGTTCCTCACCTCCAAACAATTCATTTTTTCCCTCAACGGAGGCCAAACATGTATTGCTAGGGCTAACCTATGGAAGGAGTTTGCACAGTAACGCACaagataaacattaaataacttatagatagataaatatagcaTGCAATTCAGTGGTCTCTTTATATACATATCTACCTCACTTTTATTCATGTTATGCAAACAAAAAATACTCAACATTGCTATATTAGGCCTTGGCACAAGATTTCCATGTTTCCCCTTCGACTACAGCTCAGAATGGGTGGGCCAAGGCACATATGTGTCCCTCCTCCTGTACACATCATTCAAATGAACATGTTAAGAAGGGTCAGCAGCAGAGCTGCCAACCTGACAGCTTTGTTATTTGGGGGGGGAATGTGGCACATCGCAGACATTTTTCACCAAAaaccggaagtgatgtcatgtgcaTGAGCAAAATCACTGCTGAAGTTGAAAAATTCTACCTGCGcatgtgcaaatgcatcaaaCTACGTCACCAAACCAAATTCACTGCAGGAATTtgtgaaacttcagaaaaattgtGAGAATGCTGCAAGGGGATGGGAGAACGGGGAGAGCCACCAAATTCGGGTAACTACCAAAGAAATAGAAGGGGTTGGCAGCTCTGCAGCAGGGGCAGGCGAAAACTAGGCCCACTACTTACTGTCTGCCCTAAAGTGGGCAGCAAGGGAGGTGCTGCCTTTGCATCTAGTGGCAGATTCAGCGCAAGATGCAGAGTGCAGCCAGGCTAGGTGCTGTAGCACTTGTGTCCAGGGTCATGATGAGTAGCTCCCTCTCATCCTATTTTTTACTGTATTAACCATTGTATGTGAAATGATTGTAAGACCCCATTTGTTAACTTGATGTCACTGTATAAACAAATGATAATGATTATTATAATAACAAATGATAGTCCTATGCTACTTGTGGCATGCACAAATACCTTCCTTCACCTTTCTATGATAAATTATGCAATAGTGCATGAACTGACACAAAGAAACCCTGGAAGTACTGTCAGCCTGTTTCTAATGTTAATTCCAGGCAAGTGAATTATGTGCCAATGCCATAATTAAAGTCACACCATTTGACTAGAAATGcagggagaaaaaacatgtttcacaACATGCGTGACATTTAGAAAAAGCTATACTACCTTGTGTCCATATTGGTGCACCCACAATCACACAGAAATTTTAGGAAAAATTGTGATGTGCTTcaaaagtttgcactttgcactgcattGGTATATTAGCTGTTATGTGTGAATCTTTTAGCACACATAAAGGATCTATCACTGACAGATATACAAGTTTCCTTGAAATTACATTATACacctggaaaaaaaagtttaattggtTTGCTCCTCAATAGTGACCTTGCAGTTTATGTTCTCTTCTGTTGCTGCTTCTTCCGGTTGTTTGTGTATGCTCTTTACATTCTCTGTTGGTTCCAGCTTGATAAGTCTATGTTTAGGCGACATCATATTTACTGGAAGTCCCACAAGCCTTTCTGGAGATCCTTGGTAGCCTGTCTTAGGGTTTTGGTAAGGGTCTTCAAAATCCAGGTCCTTCTGTGCTCTGTAGGCACGAAGTATTTCACTCTCTGTATAATCAGGTTTTGGAGGCTTTGGTGGGGACTTCTTGAAGTTTAGGTAATCCTTCAGCCATCTTGCCATGGGTTTTAACTCTTGAAAGTAAAATGTTTTGGGGGTGATAGTCCTAGGCCTCCACTTGCTCcctgtatatccttataaacagatgTGCAGGCAGCAAATTCTGTTGAGCATAGATTATACTTTACTGTTATACTGTTACACTtataatacatttacaaaaacactAACAAAGAAGAAATCATATTTACATACACAAATCTGTGCGATTGTACATACGTGTACCTTGATGAATACATATTAGATCATCTCAATTAGAATATAATTGAAAAGCCTGTTCCTTAATTTTCTCATTGTTTTACAGTAATGGAGATAAAGTCAAACAGTGGTAAAGTAATTTAACAAAGTTCTGAGACCTGGACATTCTAGGCTCATTTCCTTTAGAAATAACAAATGTGTATCTATTTAGTGCTTTTATTAAGCTTTGCAATCTTTACATCCTCAAAATGCACTTTTAGTTACTCTTGTGAAACAATATCAATGCAGGTataagatctcttatccagagacccaatattcagaaagctcccaattacaggaaggctatttcCCTTacactcaattttaagcaaatgatatatatatatatttttttatgtatatatttaaattatttatatgcagacttaaggtatggtaattcAATTTACAGTGaaaattatccagaaaacccctggtcccatatctttatttatatactttaatcTTATTTGGTCATGGGGTGCTGGGAATGCAAGTGCCTAAATGCCTGTAAATTTGTACCAGCTtttatttatagagaaaaagtGCTACATTCACACAGGTCTTTTGAAAGTTACTGCACatattatgtataataaatatgaatacaTTGTTTTTCATGCTGCACTTCATTTGAAATAAAGGACTGTTTTAAAGAGTATTGTCCTGGATTTTATATTTGCAAGTATTGTGAGTGGTGTGGCTTAATTACAGTTTTGAGATTCATATGTGTAAATTATTTTCAAGATCAGAATATATTGCAGGATGAGTGCCACATTATCACACATTTTGAAGGATTGGACAGTAATAAATTATTCATGTGCTGCCTTAAAAGACCTTTCAGTCTCGGGGGAGAACAGCAGAGGAGAAAGAAGAAAGGACAGTTAAGGAGATTAAATACTGAGAATGGAAGAGCCAGAGCAATGGCAAAGAGAGAAGTGACAGAGGTACAAAGAGAGATGCCGATAAGACCGGCAAATATTGCTAGAAGGAATGAGACTTACCATAACAAGTTGATCCAATCCACTGTCCTGGACTTCCAGATAATTAAACAACCTTAATACGGGGGAAATCCAAACTGTACCTGAACTTCTTACTTCTCTTTGTATTGCAGGGACATGGAGTATAAGATGAATTGCATATAACGATATAAGTATGCACAATAACCTCTGGCATCTACAGGATAACAGAGTTAAGAGGAACAAAGAGGAAAGGGTTTGCTATTAGCAAAGCAGATAAAAATCACCTAGGATCCCTGCCTCCACCCATcctttgggaaaaaaacactttccATTGATCTTTATAGCCCTCCCTCTAAGGTACCCTGGTGATGATGACAAATCCCAGCTAATTTTTACCTCACGTAGCAATTAATTCTTAAGCTTAAATGACCAAAAAATATAAGTTGAAAGAATTTTTGATGAATAGTAGTATAATAAGCAATAGGAAATGTCTTTATCCTCAGGGATATTTTTCATTGCCTGTCTTCTTTACCAAAAGAAGGAGCAAAGAAGAGTCACTTCCATACAAAGGGATCCAAT contains these protein-coding regions:
- the shd gene encoding SH2 domain-containing adapter protein D produces the protein MARWLKDYLNFKKSPPKPPKPDYTESEILRAYRAQKDLDFEDPYQNPKTGYQGSPERLVGLPVNMMSPKHRLIKLEPTENVKSIHKQPEEAATEENINCKVSPSNTCLASVEGKNELFGGEEPEDIRYMDPYESQSTGLHCIMERAAGTALKLYDFPYQEQFHKTFHGSQQHLEDERPADEYDQPWEWKKDDINRAFAVQFEGSDWQQSSLTRTERLLQPSAKCFRRLQKNSLSSSPESSTSPKQCAELTDECMAYSLEHGTLNPPLQTQVWYHGKLSKLEAEKYLQNCKPGSFVIRIEQDIEYFMSVRGSHSTQHLKVKCIENEHFMFGESGPSFTCILELVEHYMKHPLLLQNEEQLFLQCPVFTVT